A stretch of DNA from Brevibacillus ruminantium:
TCCGATGCACAACCATGTCGAGTTGGCCGTGGTTCAGCAGGAATTCGGCTGTCTGAAAATCCTTTGGCAGCTCCTGCCGAATGGTTTGCTCAATCACACGTCTGCCGGCAAAGCCGATCATCGCACCCGGCTCGGCAATATTGTAATCGCCAAGGGAAGCAAAGCTGGCAGTAACACCGCCATAGGTCGGGTTGGTCAATACGGAAATATACAGAAGCCCTTCTCGATCAAGCTTCGCCAGGGCCGCGCTTGTTTTCGCCATCTGCATCAGGCTGAGCGTGCCTTCCTGCATCCGCGCCCCGCCGGAAGCGGAGAACAGAATAAACGGAAGTCTCCGTTCAATCGCCCGCTCGATCGCGCGGGTAATTTTTTCGCCGACGACCGAACCCATGCTGGCCATGCGAAAGCGGGAATCCATCACGCCAAGGACAATCCGCTTGCCTCCCAGAAGCCCTTCACCGGTGATGATTGCTTCTTTGAGATTGGTCGCTTCCATATCTTTCTCCAGCTTTTCCATATAGCCCGGAAAGCCGAGGGGATTTGTCGTTACGATGTCCGTATCAAATTCCTCAACCAGTCCACCGTCGTCCAACAGGGCCGAAATACGCTCAGGAGCTGACATTGAAAAATGAAACTGGCATCCCTTGCAGACGAGCAGATTCTTCTCCAGGTCCTTGGAGTAGTGAATTGTTCCGCAGTGGGGGCACTTGTTCATCAGTCCCTCTGGTACTTCTTTACCTTTTGTCACAACCTCGCTCGCGCTGCTCGCAGCAGAAGTGCTTCGCGAAATCGTTTCCGAGGGGACTGTAGCAAATTTGCGTTTTTTTCCAAATAGATCCTTAAGCACAGTTACACCTCACTCTTCTCTTCAGTGAAGGATCGTGCCGAGTACTTCCTGGACTTCGAGTACTTCGCTCTCGGGGACGAGAATCTCGTACTGCTTGGAGACCTTCGCCTCGCGAACCTTTACCAGGAATCCTTCATCTGTCAATCGTTGCTGTATCCGTTCCGCGATTTTTTCGCTGGGAGCGATATAGATGACCGTCCACATGGTGGCTTCCTCCTTGATCGTCCAATACAGGTCTGCATCATCATATCACAGCCTCAGCAACTGCCGCAAATAGGGCCGGAGATGTCAAAGCTTTGAATTTTCCAGATGCTCTCTCATACGTTCTACAGCCTTTTCCTCGTCTCCTGCCCGAATGGCTTCCATAATTTGGCGATGTTCTACCAAAGCAGAACGGGCGCGCCCCTCTCGAGCCAATGATTCGATGCGAACGGAATTACTGTACTCTACCAGCGGTGCCCAGATCCGGTGCAGAATTGAGTTGCGGCTGGAACGACAGATTACGCGGTGAAACTGATAGTCTTCCTCCGCAGGGATCTCCCCTTGGGCCACCTTTTCCTCGGCTGCGGCAAGGATTCGTTCCATTTCCTCAAAGTGCTTTTCCGTAGCCCTGCGACAAGCCATCCGAACGGCATCCAGCTCCAGCACTTTTCGCATTTCGATCAAATCTTTTTTCGTTTTGTAATCACGGAGAATAAAAAAGCCGAGAATATCAATCAACCGATTGTGACGATAATGCTTTAAAAAGGTGCCTTCCCCTCTGCGGGTCTCGATCAAGCCGAGCAGTTCCAGGGCACGCAGCGCTTCCCGCACAGACGAGCGGCCTGCTCCCAGCTGTTCAGACAACTCCCGCTCAGAGGGCAGCTTGTCACCGGGACGCAAGTTTTTCTCCTGAACGATTTCGTGGATTTGCAGGAGAATGCCTTCGTACACTTTTTTTTCCTGTAACGAATCAAGCATCCTGAAGCTCCTCCTCCCAGATGGCCTTCCGTGAAGCACCCTCCAAGGAGCATTGCTGTTCCCGGAGGGTGTTCGTCAATGAATGCGGCCGATTACACTTTTTGATAGGAAATGGCGGTGAGTCTTGCTGTTTTTTCGCGAACCTCTTCTGGATCGACTGTGATTCTCGCCAATCCGGAATCCATCGCTGCTTTGGCTACGGCTGCGGCTACCTGCGGAGCTACACGCGGGTCGAACGGTCCCGGAATCACTTTGTCAGCAGACAGCTCTTCTTCCGAAATGAGATCGGCGATCGCGTAAACAGCAGCCAGCTTCATCTCTTCGTTGATGCATGTCGCACGCGTATCCAGCGCCCCGCGGAAGATGCCCGGGAAAGCCAGTACGTTGTTTACCTGGTTCGGGAAGTCGGAACGGCCTGTACCGATGACAGCCGCACCAGCTGCTTTGGCCTCTTCCGGCATGATCTCCGGAGTCGGGTTGGCCATGGCGAAAATGATCGCATCGCGATTCATGGTTTTTACCATTTCTTGTGTCACAGCTCCTGCTACGGAAACGCCGATAAACACGTCTGCGCCTTTCATGGCATCGGCCAGATTGCCTTCCAGTTTGTCGCGGTTGGTGATCTTGGCCATTTCTTCTTTGATCGGGTTCATGCCGAAAGGACGACCTTCGTACACAATCCCTTTAGTGTCGCACATGATAACGTCTTTTACGCCCATGGACAGAAGCAGCTTGATGATCGCAATACCTGCCGCACCAGCACCGTTGGCAACGACGCGGATGTCTTCCAGCTTCTTGTTCACCACGCGCAGCGCATTGATCAGACCGGCAGCCGTTACAATCGCTGTTCCATGCTGGTCGTCGTGAAAAATCGGAATCGTGGTTTCGCGCTTCAGGCGCTCTTCGATCTCGAAGCAGGCAGGAGCCGCGATATCCTCCAGGTTTACCCCGCCGAACGTTGGCTCAAGCAGCTTTACCGTTTCCACGATTTTGTCCACATCAGTGGTATTGAGGCAGATCGGGAATGCATCTACACCAGCAAAGGATTTGAACAGAACCGCCTTGCCCTCCATTACAGGCATGGCAGCCTCAGGACCGATATTGCCCAGACCGAGCACAGCGGTGCCATCGCTGACAACAGCTACGAGGTTCCCCTTCATGGTGTAGTCGTATACTTTCGATTTGTCATCAAAAATTTCCTTGCAAGGCTCTGCTACCCCTGGCGAATAAGCCAGACTGAGGTCACGCGCATTGCGTACAGGCACCTTGGTGACAGCCTCTAATTTCCCCTGATGCTTTCTGTGAAGTTCCAGTGATTCCTCTCGCAAGTTGGACACAATAACCACTCCATTCATCAATGTTATGTATGTTTTTTAGGAATTATCTATACTGAACCAGCGCTTAGTGGTCAGACCACTTTTTTAATTATGTTTTCATTATAGCAAAACGCGTAATCCTGTAAACCCGCCGAAATCGTCAAAAAAGGGAGGACATTGGTCATCCTCCCCCGTTTATGGGCAATTCTTTTTGAATTACGCTGTCACGTCCCACAATTTCTCGCGCTAGCTCCAAAAATGACTCATTTACCTCTACCCGAATCGAATCGGGTAGGCGAATTGTCTGTCTTTTTCCTTCGTAATACAATACAACAGGAATCGTTCCCCTTTTTTCGACAAACAGTCTCTGCAAACTGTGCAGGGTCGAATCCTGCTCCTGCTGTGGCGATATTTTGACAAACAGGACCGGCTCCATTTCCGGTTTGGGTAGCAGCGAGGCGTCCCAAAAGCGGTTGGCGATCAGCTTTACCGCATCATCCTGGCGGTCGACCCGCGCTTCAGCCACGACCACCTGCTCTGTATTCAACAGTTCGGCATACTTGGCAAACACTTTGGGAAACACAACCGTCTCTACCTGTGCCGTCTTATCCTCCAGCTGAAGAAACACCATTGGCTCCCCTTTCTTCGTCTGGATGCGCTTCTGGTGGGTGATCATGCCCACTACCTTTACGTTCTGTTCGCGGGCACACTCCGGCAAGCTGGCAACGGAATGCACCTCCGGACGGTTGAACAGATGAGCATACTGGTCGAGCGGATGGCCGGACAGGTAAACTCCAAGCAGCTCGCGCTCTTCCTTTAGCTGCTGGACGTGGGAAAAGGGCGGCACCTCTGGGTATTCCGCTGGCTGGCGCACCGGATCAACCGCCGTATCTGCGGCGAAAAGATTAAGCTGATCCGCATCGCGCTCGCTTCTTTTGCCTGTCGCTTTGCCCATCGCTTCATCCAGCAGGACCATCTGTTGACTGCGATGCCCCGGCAGTCCGTCCAGCGCACCGCAGAGAATCAGGGATTCGACGACCCTCCTGTTGACCAACCTGCCGTCTACCCGCGCGCAAAAGTCGAATAGATCTCGGTATGGTCTACTTTTCCGCTCCCGTACGATCGATTCAATGGCTCCATAGCCGACGTTTTTTACCGCGGCAAGTCCAAAGCGGATCGCATCCCGGCTGACTGTGAAAACGGCCTCGCTTTCATTGACGTCGGGCGGCAAAATTTGCAGATGCAGACGGCGGGCTTCCTCCGTGTACTCGGCAATTCTCGTCTGACTGCCGATGGAAAGTGAAAGCAAGGCAGCCATAAAAGCGAGCGGATGGTTGGCTTTCAGATAAGCCATCTGGTAGGAAATCATCCCGTATGCGACGGAATGCGCCTTGGGAAATCCGTAATCGGCAAAACGGACAATCAAATCATAAATTTCATGCCCCAGCTTTTCTCCGTAACCCTGTCGTACACAGCCAGCAACGAACTTTTCCCGCTGCTCTGCGAGTAGTTCGCGCTTTTTCTTTCCAACCGCTCGCCGCAAAATATCGGCCTCTCCCATGCTGAAGCCGGCCAGCTTTGAGGCAATCAGCAAGATATGCTCCTGATAGATCATGAAGCCATGCGTTTCACTGAGAATCGGCTCCAGATCGGGATGGGCGTACTCGACAGGACTCTCTTTGTGCTTGGCCCGGATGTACTGTGGAATGATCTCCATCGGTCCGGGTCGGTACAGGGCAAGTACGGCGATGATGTCATCCAGGACTGTCGGCTTCAAATCCCTCAGGACATGGCGAAAACCGGCTGATTCCAATTGAAAGACTCCCGTCGTCTCTCCGCGCGTTAGCATTTGAAACGTCTTGGCGTCATCGGTCGGGATGTTCTCCAGATCCACCTCTACACCCGATTGGTGCAAATGGCGCAACGCTTCCTGGATGATCGTCAGGTTCCTGAGACCGAGAAAATCCATCTTCAAAAGCCCGATCTCTTCCAGGTCCTCCATCGGAAACTGAGTCAATGCCAGTCCCTCACTGCCTGTCTGCAACGGCACATAATGGGTCAACGGCTCAGGTGCGATGACGACTCCTGCCGCATGGGTGGAAGCATGGCGGGGCAGCCCCTCCACACCTTTGGCCGTCTCGATCAATTGACGAGCCTGCGCATTTTCCGCACACAGTTTGTCCAAATCGGGATTCAGCTCGAAAGCTTTGGCAATCGTCATCCCCGGCGACTGCGGAATCATTTTGGCGACACGGTCAATAAGTCCGAGCGACAGCCCCAGCGCTCTTCCCGTATCGCGCACGGCAGCACGGGCAGCCATCGTGCCAAAGGTGATAATCTGGGCCACGCGATCACGTCCGTATTTATCCGCGACGTACCGAATCACTTCATCACGCCGTTCCACCGAGAAGTCAATATCGATATCGGGCATCGTCACCCGCTCGGGATTGAGGAACCTTTCAAAGAGAAGGTTGTACTTTATCGGATCGACATTGGTGATTTTGAGTGCGTAGGCGACCAGACTGCCTGCTGACGACCCACGTCCCGGTCCGGTCGGTATCTCCTGTTCATGAGCAAAGCGCATGAAGTCCCACACAATGAGAAAGTAATCGGTGAAACCGGTCCGGGTGATGATGGAAAGCTCGTGATCCAGCCGCTCCCTGATCTCAGGCGTAATCGTTCCATACCGTTCAAGACAGCCCTGCTCGCACAGCTCGCGCAAGTAATTCGTCGGTTCCAGTCCGTCAGCCAGCGGATATTTCGGCAAAATATGACGTCCAAACGACAATTCCCAGTTGCACCGCTCTGCAATCCCCACAGTATTGGCCAGAGCCTCGGGAGCGTACGCAAACAGCTGAGTCATCTCCTCCCCGCTTTTCAAGTAATACTGGTCGGTTTCGTAGCGGAAGCGGTTTTCTTCATCCACCGTTTTCCCCTCGCCAATCGCAAGCAGGATGTCATGTTCACGATGCTCATTGCGGTCTACATAATGTACATTGTTGGTCACTACAAGCGGCAGACCTGTTTCTTGGCCCAGTCGAAGCAGCCGCTGGTTGAGCCGCCGCTCACGCTCTACACCGTGATCCTGCAGCTCCAGATAAAAATGATCAGGTCCGTAAATATCGCGGTACCACAGCGCTGCCTGCTTTGCACCCACGGCATCACCCGCCAGAAGAAGGCGAGCCACCTCGCCTTCCAGACAGCCGCTGAGCGCGATCAGGCCGTCCGCGTGTTTGGCCAGTATTTCTTTATTTAATCGGGGCAGGATAAAATGGCCATCGGTACCTGCAATCGTAGCCAGCTTCAGCAGATTTGCGTAACCGATGCTGTTTTCCGCCAGCAAGACCAGATGGGAGGGGGGTGGCGCATTTCTCACCCGATCCTGAAGGTTTCCTTCGATTACGTAAACCTCCATCCCGATGATCGGCTTGATTCCCGCCTGCTGACATGCCTTGTAAAAAGGGACTGCCGCGTAAAGATTGGCGTGATCTGTGATAGCCAGGGCTTTCATCCCCAGCTCCGCAGCGCGCTTTACCAGCTCCTCCACTCGTGCCGCCCCGTCCAGCAGACTGTATTCCGTATGCACATGCAAATGCACAAAGGGGGTCATTTCCATTCTCCCTCTCTTGCGTTTCCGTTGTCTTTTTTCTTCTCCTCCATTATACCGCATGCGGCTGGAGTTACGATGGCAAACCACTTTCTCACGGCTCGCCGTCTTTACATTCCTGGATGTCACAGGTATAGTGAAAGAAAAGGACCGAAGCGTTGCAGCGCTCCGGTCGTGTACAACTGGTGCCCGCAGAGGAGCGGCCCGCCGGGGAAGTAGCCCGCTTGTCAGGATGGACAAAGGTGTGGGCTACTTCTTTTTATTGCCTGTATCATGGGTGACGAGTAATACGACGAGGGAACCGAAAGACAGCATCAGACTGATCGCTTCGAAAACAGTCAACGCATCACCCCCTTTCATGCGGAAGTGGGGTGAGCACGCTGCCCCTGGTAAGCTGTCCAGATTGTACAAGAAAATTATACCACAAAGTATAACCAGAACAAACATTCGTATTCCGAATTTGACCTGATTTGCAATCTTTAGTAGGATAATCCTAGATTTAAAGAGAGGATGGAATCCATTCATGTGGTTTGCTACCTATATGACGGGTGTAGTCGCTTCGCTGGTCGCCAGTGTTTATTTCAGTGTGACAGCCCGCCAGCGAGGCATTCACCCGCTCGCTTCCCGGATGACACTGGGCAAAATGAATATCTCACTTGGTGTTTTGGTCTCTTTGTTTGGATTGAATCAGCTTTTTTTCGACGATTTGGACAAGATCCGCATCGTCGTCGGACTGTTGCTTCTGTTTGTCGGTGTTATGAATCTGGTGCTCGGCACACGCAATTATTTGCGCTACCGTACAGCTTGGCAGGCCGAAGTGAAAAAAAGCTCCTAACCTGTAATGGATCGAGCTTTTTCGCAGGGTGGGGAATCATTTTCCTACAATGGCAACTGTTTTTTCTGGCTAAACGATTTTTGCTTGCGCTATAATGAGCGTGTGTGACATACTATTGCTTCAGACAACCCGAGTGCTGTGCCGACGGTTGTCCTTTTTTATTTCCCGAGGACTACATAACGGATTGCAGGACATCAAACCACATCTGTTTCCACTCAACTCTCCTCCTGAAAAAAAATTGCTCAAAAAATTCTGTTTTGGTTGTTATTGTAATCACCATTTTACCTTTATTGATGAAAGCGTTATAACGCTAACCTAAAAATTGAGGAGAATGAGTGATGGCATCAAAAATGTTTCGTGCAAATCTTGGCATTAGCCCGTTTTATCAATGTGGGCAGTCGTGGTCATCAGAGAAAACAAGTTGCGGTAAAACCATGTGTGAGGAAGGATGTTATATTACCTCGGCGGCTATGGTGTTAACCTATAACGGTTATAATGTCGATCCGGGAACGTTGAGAAATGCAATTAAACCGTATGATTGCCCGATTGACTTTTCAGTCGTTGCAACTAGGTACCGATTAAAATATACCAGGGTGGATAAAAACTTTGAAAAAATCAGAGCAGATATATTTGATTATCTTTATTATTCGGATACCCCGGTAATGATCGGAGTCTCTGGTTCTAACACACACATGGTTGTAGCCCAGGGTTTTTCAGGAACATTGAGTATTGATCCTGATGGAAATCCCAATTATTCGGAGATTACACCCAGCATGATTCTTGTCAACGATCCTGGTAGTAAAAACAGAACGACATTGGCGCAGGTACTAACTTCGTACCCAACGGTAACTGGATACCGTATTTTAGAGTAAAAGTCCCATCAGGGGCTTTTACTCTACTTCCAAAATAGTTTGTTCGGATATTTTCAAATCCTTGTGTCCAGACAGCAGGTGAACATCTTTTACTTCCTTTTTACTCAACAGTAGGTATTTCAAGCCTGGTACACTCACGAGAGGTTTTACTGACGTTACTTTAGTATCTCGTATATCAAGATACGTCAGTGTCTGCAGGTTCTCCAAAGCTGTAAGATCAGAAACATCCGTTTCCATCAACAGTAACCGTTCTAAATGCGGCAATTCCTGTACAACGCCAATGTCACGTACCGGGTTGTTGATAACAGCCAAGTATGTTAGGTTTTGCAATGTGCTGACGGAAGTTATATCTTGGATTTGATTATTACTTATTGTCAACATTTTCAGTGAAGGAAGGTTCTTCACGAAATCCAAATTTTCCAGATGAACATCAGATATCGTTAAAGAAGACAAGTTCTTCGGAAATTTTATTTGTGCGATATTCTCCACTTCAACCCCGCTTAATTCCAATGATTGTAAATTGGTCATTTTTTGCAAAAACTCCATTTGAATTGCATTTTTATCCTGGTCATCGAACATCTCTGCACTAAGAAAAAGGTGCTCCACCTTACTATAATCTTCTTCTATAAGAGTAGAAATGTCCTTTTTCAAGTTTTCTGCGATAGCCTCCACAACCTTTTTGGGTACATGTTCAAAAGTCGACTGGAGATCATTTGACGGTGAACAGGCATTAAAAAAAATACAACTCAGTATAATCAACACCTTGTTTTTCAAGACGTTTACCTCCCGTTTATACCATTTTATGTAAATTACTTATCTATAGGACGCATCAAGCTAATGTAAAGTTACATCAAACAAATCAGGGCGCAGGGTTATGCCTTTTTTATTTACCTTTTTGTGGAAACCCGTTCCCATATTGAATGAGATATCGATTTCGTCATCAAATCTGAATGCATGTCTGCGTCTGCGAGCAACGGCCGGATCGAAGAGATTCTTCCCGGCTACGCGAAGAAGCATGTTCCCCTGCATGCGACTGTGGAGCCCTACCCAGCGGAGGGGGCATTCGCGGGAAAAAGAAGCGCAACCTCTGAATCAACCTCGAAGCAAGCTCAAGCGTAGAACAGAAAAAAGCTGGGCAAAATCCCCAGCTTTTTCTTTGCAAATGTATCCATTTCATCTATAAGCGAGTGAGGCAATATGTTTCACCGATCAATAATCTGCGCAGACACCATCGCCTGCCCGACCAGAAGCTCCCCCTGGTAGACTGACACTTCCACCTTTCCGAAGCGGCGGCTGATATCCAGCAAGCGCGGCTTCACGTGGATCTTGCTTTCCATCTGCACGGGCTTCAAAAAGTAGACCGTAATGTTTTCCGGCACCATATCCGCACGCCGGTGATTTCTCAGCAAATTGCACCCAACCTCCGCCATTACGGTTGTCATGATGCCGCTTGCCATCGTTCCCAGATGGTTGGTCATCTGCGGTGTAACCTCACCGGTGTAGACCAGGTCTTCCCCCTGCCGCTCCTCGCGGAAATGCGACATGATGAGATTGGGGAACGTCTCGCTCATCTGCGGCTGCTTGGCCGTGTATTGCAGAGCTTTCAACACATCGTTCCGGCTCAGCACCCCGACCAGCTTGCGTCCATTGTCCACGACGGGGAGCAGCTCGATGCCCTCCCACACCATCGTGTGCGCAGAGGAAGCAACGGAGACACGCGGCGAGCTGGTAATCGGATTTTTCGTCATTACTTTTTCTACAAGCGCGGTTTGATCATGACCGATGATATCCTTCGAGGTCACGATCCCGATCAGCCGCATCTGTTCATCTACGACCGGAAAACGCGTCTCATGGTACAGCTCGGTGTATTGATGCCATTTGGCAACGGGATCGGAGGCAAGCAGCACAGGCGTTTCGGCCAACGGCTTGAGTATATCCTCTACCATGACGATCTCTTTTTTGATCAGCCGGTCGTAGATCGCCCGGTTAATCATCGAGGCCACAGTAAATGTATCGTAGCTGGACGAGATGATCGGCAGAGCAAGACGATCGGCCAGCTGCTTAATCTCTTCACTGGTGTCAAACCCGCCCGTAATCAGTACGGCTGCTCCCTGCTGCAGGGCGATTTTATGCGCTTGAAAGCGATTCCCGACCAGCAGCAGACTGCCCGCGTCAATGTAGCGCATCATCGCTTCCAGCTGCATCGCTCCAATGACGAATTTATTCAGTGTCTTGTGCAGCCCCTCGCGACCGCCAAGTACATGGCCGTCCACGATATTGACTACTTCGGCAAAGGTTAACCGTTCAATATTTTCTTTCTGCTTTTTTTCAATCCGCACGGTACCGACGCGTTCGATCGTACTGACGTAGCCCTGCGTCTCCGCCTCCTTGATGGCGCGGTAAGCGGTTCCCTCACTCACATCTAGGTCTTTGGCGATCTGGCGTACCGATATTTTAGAGCCAATTGGCAATTTGTCTATATATTGAAGGATTTGCTCATGTTTGGTTGCCATGCTTCTAGTGCCCCCCTCCCCTTTCTTCAGGCCTTCCGTGATTCCGGTCTCTTGCATCAATATACCCGAAGGACGGGCAAAAAAAAAGGGTAGCTTTTCGGCTACTCCGGCAGAAAGTATATCATTAAGGGGGTTTTCATCGTGTCTTTATCTTACCCGCCAAATATTACAGGACCATTACAAGCGGTTTACAGTTTCGTTTCAATCTGGCTGAATCAGGAAAAAAGCTGAGCAAGCAGACCTTGGGCAAGCCCGATGACCGCTCCCAGTATAAACCCAAGGACGGTGATCATCCGAAATTCCCGACCGGAGATGCCGACCACCATTTCTTCGATCCTTTCAATGGGAAAGCCCTCTACCTGCCGCGTCACGATTTCCCGGATCGGCAGCTTCTCGAACAATACCTCAACATTGGCTTCCAGCTTTTCCACCATCCATCGGGATACGCGGGGAACCAGCGCCTGGGTAATCGTCTTGCGAAGCGGGGCAAGCAGCTCTGAAACAGGCTTGTCCTCCAGCCGAAGCGCTTCTTCTTCGATTTTATAAAAGATGATCTGTGACCAGGAAGCAAGTTGCTCGCTCCCGAGCCAATCTGCGACATCTCCTACTGTTTTCTGCAAAAGCTTGTCTGTTTCCAGGCGAAGCACACCGTGAACTTTTTGGGCCAATGCGGGATTCGTCAAAATTTCATCCAGATAAGGAAGCAGCTTCCCAATGATTTTCTCATCTCCGAGAAACATATTGACCAGTCCGCCAAACATGCCGCCTCCGCCTCCTACCAGGCCACGCACCATTTGCTGAAGGGTTTGCAGACCGTCGGGAGAGTGCAAATAGTCCCGGCATTTTTCCAGGAACAGCCGGCTGATTTGCTCCAAAGCGATGTCGATCCGCTCATTGCTTGTCTCTGGAAG
This window harbors:
- the accD gene encoding acetyl-CoA carboxylase, carboxyltransferase subunit beta, whose product is MLKDLFGKKRKFATVPSETISRSTSAASSASEVVTKGKEVPEGLMNKCPHCGTIHYSKDLEKNLLVCKGCQFHFSMSAPERISALLDDGGLVEEFDTDIVTTNPLGFPGYMEKLEKDMEATNLKEAIITGEGLLGGKRIVLGVMDSRFRMASMGSVVGEKITRAIERAIERRLPFILFSASGGARMQEGTLSLMQMAKTSAALAKLDREGLLYISVLTNPTYGGVTASFASLGDYNIAEPGAMIGFAGRRVIEQTIRQELPKDFQTAEFLLNHGQLDMVVHRRDMRSTLMKLVEMHTTGEGV
- a CDS encoding glutamate decarboxylase, giving the protein MWTVIYIAPSEKIAERIQQRLTDEGFLVKVREAKVSKQYEILVPESEVLEVQEVLGTILH
- a CDS encoding FadR/GntR family transcriptional regulator — translated: MLDSLQEKKVYEGILLQIHEIVQEKNLRPGDKLPSERELSEQLGAGRSSVREALRALELLGLIETRRGEGTFLKHYRHNRLIDILGFFILRDYKTKKDLIEMRKVLELDAVRMACRRATEKHFEEMERILAAAEEKVAQGEIPAEEDYQFHRVICRSSRNSILHRIWAPLVEYSNSVRIESLAREGRARSALVEHRQIMEAIRAGDEEKAVERMREHLENSKL
- a CDS encoding NAD(P)-dependent malic enzyme, with the translated sequence MSNLREESLELHRKHQGKLEAVTKVPVRNARDLSLAYSPGVAEPCKEIFDDKSKVYDYTMKGNLVAVVSDGTAVLGLGNIGPEAAMPVMEGKAVLFKSFAGVDAFPICLNTTDVDKIVETVKLLEPTFGGVNLEDIAAPACFEIEERLKRETTIPIFHDDQHGTAIVTAAGLINALRVVNKKLEDIRVVANGAGAAGIAIIKLLLSMGVKDVIMCDTKGIVYEGRPFGMNPIKEEMAKITNRDKLEGNLADAMKGADVFIGVSVAGAVTQEMVKTMNRDAIIFAMANPTPEIMPEEAKAAGAAVIGTGRSDFPNQVNNVLAFPGIFRGALDTRATCINEEMKLAAVYAIADLISEEELSADKVIPGPFDPRVAPQVAAAVAKAAMDSGLARITVDPEEVREKTARLTAISYQKV
- a CDS encoding DNA polymerase III subunit alpha, yielding MTPFVHLHVHTEYSLLDGAARVEELVKRAAELGMKALAITDHANLYAAVPFYKACQQAGIKPIIGMEVYVIEGNLQDRVRNAPPPSHLVLLAENSIGYANLLKLATIAGTDGHFILPRLNKEILAKHADGLIALSGCLEGEVARLLLAGDAVGAKQAALWYRDIYGPDHFYLELQDHGVERERRLNQRLLRLGQETGLPLVVTNNVHYVDRNEHREHDILLAIGEGKTVDEENRFRYETDQYYLKSGEEMTQLFAYAPEALANTVGIAERCNWELSFGRHILPKYPLADGLEPTNYLRELCEQGCLERYGTITPEIRERLDHELSIITRTGFTDYFLIVWDFMRFAHEQEIPTGPGRGSSAGSLVAYALKITNVDPIKYNLLFERFLNPERVTMPDIDIDFSVERRDEVIRYVADKYGRDRVAQIITFGTMAARAAVRDTGRALGLSLGLIDRVAKMIPQSPGMTIAKAFELNPDLDKLCAENAQARQLIETAKGVEGLPRHASTHAAGVVIAPEPLTHYVPLQTGSEGLALTQFPMEDLEEIGLLKMDFLGLRNLTIIQEALRHLHQSGVEVDLENIPTDDAKTFQMLTRGETTGVFQLESAGFRHVLRDLKPTVLDDIIAVLALYRPGPMEIIPQYIRAKHKESPVEYAHPDLEPILSETHGFMIYQEHILLIASKLAGFSMGEADILRRAVGKKKRELLAEQREKFVAGCVRQGYGEKLGHEIYDLIVRFADYGFPKAHSVAYGMISYQMAYLKANHPLAFMAALLSLSIGSQTRIAEYTEEARRLHLQILPPDVNESEAVFTVSRDAIRFGLAAVKNVGYGAIESIVRERKSRPYRDLFDFCARVDGRLVNRRVVESLILCGALDGLPGHRSQQMVLLDEAMGKATGKRSERDADQLNLFAADTAVDPVRQPAEYPEVPPFSHVQQLKEERELLGVYLSGHPLDQYAHLFNRPEVHSVASLPECAREQNVKVVGMITHQKRIQTKKGEPMVFLQLEDKTAQVETVVFPKVFAKYAELLNTEQVVVAEARVDRQDDAVKLIANRFWDASLLPKPEMEPVLFVKISPQQEQDSTLHSLQRLFVEKRGTIPVVLYYEGKRQTIRLPDSIRVEVNESFLELAREIVGRDSVIQKELPINGGG
- a CDS encoding putative holin-like toxin; translated protein: MTVFEAISLMLSFGSLVVLLVTHDTGNKKK
- a CDS encoding YtpI family protein — its product is MWFATYMTGVVASLVASVYFSVTARQRGIHPLASRMTLGKMNISLGVLVSLFGLNQLFFDDLDKIRIVVGLLLLFVGVMNLVLGTRNYLRYRTAWQAEVKKSS
- a CDS encoding C39 family peptidase → MASKMFRANLGISPFYQCGQSWSSEKTSCGKTMCEEGCYITSAAMVLTYNGYNVDPGTLRNAIKPYDCPIDFSVVATRYRLKYTRVDKNFEKIRADIFDYLYYSDTPVMIGVSGSNTHMVVAQGFSGTLSIDPDGNPNYSEITPSMILVNDPGSKNRTTLAQVLTSYPTVTGYRILE
- a CDS encoding leucine-rich repeat domain-containing protein, producing MKNKVLIILSCIFFNACSPSNDLQSTFEHVPKKVVEAIAENLKKDISTLIEEDYSKVEHLFLSAEMFDDQDKNAIQMEFLQKMTNLQSLELSGVEVENIAQIKFPKNLSSLTISDVHLENLDFVKNLPSLKMLTISNNQIQDITSVSTLQNLTYLAVINNPVRDIGVVQELPHLERLLLMETDVSDLTALENLQTLTYLDIRDTKVTSVKPLVSVPGLKYLLLSKKEVKDVHLLSGHKDLKISEQTILEVE
- a CDS encoding DRTGG domain-containing protein; translation: MATKHEQILQYIDKLPIGSKISVRQIAKDLDVSEGTAYRAIKEAETQGYVSTIERVGTVRIEKKQKENIERLTFAEVVNIVDGHVLGGREGLHKTLNKFVIGAMQLEAMMRYIDAGSLLLVGNRFQAHKIALQQGAAVLITGGFDTSEEIKQLADRLALPIISSSYDTFTVASMINRAIYDRLIKKEIVMVEDILKPLAETPVLLASDPVAKWHQYTELYHETRFPVVDEQMRLIGIVTSKDIIGHDQTALVEKVMTKNPITSSPRVSVASSAHTMVWEGIELLPVVDNGRKLVGVLSRNDVLKALQYTAKQPQMSETFPNLIMSHFREERQGEDLVYTGEVTPQMTNHLGTMASGIMTTVMAEVGCNLLRNHRRADMVPENITVYFLKPVQMESKIHVKPRLLDISRRFGKVEVSVYQGELLVGQAMVSAQIIDR
- a CDS encoding DUF445 domain-containing protein, which encodes MNIWMLAVNVAVGSAIGGVTNELAIRMLFRPHRPWQIGRWRLPFTPGLIPRRRDDIAVQMGRLVEEHLLTKEGIKKALAQGEFEKNLTVWLGRTADHWLQDSHSVRHWLSVLYPQAFDDSGRFSPNIRQPIQQAWDNWLTGQVEAHRDKTLEQLLPETSNERIDIALEQISRLFLEKCRDYLHSPDGLQTLQQMVRGLVGGGGGMFGGLVNMFLGDEKIIGKLLPYLDEILTNPALAQKVHGVLRLETDKLLQKTVGDVADWLGSEQLASWSQIIFYKIEEEALRLEDKPVSELLAPLRKTITQALVPRVSRWMVEKLEANVEVLFEKLPIREIVTRQVEGFPIERIEEMVVGISGREFRMITVLGFILGAVIGLAQGLLAQLFS